The nucleotide window cttcaaccgactaaaaccccacggtgttccgactcgccgcctgatgactgagccacgggaacatttcataaactaccgcaacccagccagcggcACTCGTAATCGAGCTCTCCTGTTGTGTTATTGGAATCGCTTCGGGAACACCAAAAACGTCAACAACTCGAGAGTATGTCCAGTGGGTGACAGATACGGGGAATCTGTCGCCCACTGGACATACTCTCCTCGTTAAGGAGGCAAATGGCGGTCATGAGCGAGCCGCCTGCGTCCTGCTCTTCTACGGCGGATAGGATGACACTCCAAGTCAACCTCTCTTAACCTTTCCGCCGCTTCCTTCTGTGACATAACAATCTCACAGAAGGAGACTACAGCTTCCCAGGATTTGTCATTATTCGTCATGGCTTTTATGACGCCTGACAGAGAAAGGTCTTGACCGATTACAGTCACGAGTGCCTCGCGTGGCTCTACCCAATTGGGGCATTCAGCTAGAGTATGCTGTGCGGTATCAGATGCACAGCCACACTCATGGCACTCCTCGGTAGGCTCTCTACCGGCCACCCTCCACAGGTATCTACCGAAGCAGCCGTGCCCCGAAAGAACCTGTGTAAGGTGGAAGGTGACTATTCCGTGCCTCCTTTGTACCCACTGTTGAAGTACAGGTCGAATAGCGTCAATAGTCGTTCGACCAGCACTTGGCGACATTAACCTTTCTTGCCACTGCTGAATAATTTTGGCGTGCGCGGTGCGCCTCCAATTGGTAACTGTTTGCGGGGAAACGTGTTCACCTCGTGATCGTGCATCCACCCTGCGCAGGTGTATCGACGCCAACACATCCGCATCCAGATCCCACGGAGGCGTCCCAGCCAAAGCGCAGGCAGCCTCGTAGGAGATGGTACGATACGCTCTGATTACTCTGGCCGCCATGACCCGCTGCGGCCTCTGCAACAGCATTCGGTTTTGTGCGGTTAGAGAGTATACCCATATTGGCGCCCCATACATTGCCATCGATCGCACTACTCCAGTGTAAAGGCGACGGCAGGCAACATTGGGTCCACCGACATTTGGGAGAAGCCGGCTTAGAGCCCCGGTGGTACTAATTAACTTTGGGACCAATCGTCGGAAGTGTTCCTCAAATTTCCATCGACTGTCGAGGACGAGTCCAAGATACTTCATCGTCGACTCAACAGCGATTGATACACCTCCAACGACGAGGTCAGACTCCACTGGAGGTGCCATCCTTGACCCGTGAAAACAAAGGGCCTCGGATTTGTTAAGGGCTACCTCCAACCCCAGTCGTCTGATCCTGGCGACTATCTGGGCCACACCAGCCGTCGCCAGTATGCGTGCTTCCCTAAAGGTGCTGCCCCGGGCAGTAACCAGCGTGTCATCTGCATAACACGTAACGTCGACACCCTGCATGTTAATGTCCCGCAGCACCCAGTCATACCCGATATTCCACAGAAGTGGACCAAGGACCGAACCCTGTGGAACACCGCATGACATCTCCCTTCGCACCCATCCACCGTCAGCTGGGTAGACCACTGCTCTTTCAGAGAGGTAATTCTCCACAATCCGCTGTAGATACCTCGGTATTGCGTGGTACCTTAAAGCTTCCCTGATGCAACTCCATGGGAGGCTGTTAAAAGCGTTAGCGATATCAAGAGATACAGCTAAAACGACTTCACCATGGGATAGTGCGTCTTCTGTCAAAGCCCTCACCCGAGCAATAGCATCTATAGTGGATCTGCCTCGACGGAATCCAAACTGGTGCTCACTGAGGTCAGGCCCCACCTCCTCTAAGTGCTTAACAAGCCGAGCTGATATTATTCGCTCAAAGAGTTTATTGACCTCATTCAACAAGACTATCGGCCTATACGCTGAAGGTGAGTTAGCAGGACGACCTTCCTTTCGGATTAGAACTAGTTTTTCCGTCTTCCAAGTACGCGGGTACTGGCCATGCTCCAGACATGCGTTAAAGAGAGCTCTCACTCTAGGTTCGAGAGGACCCAGGGCCAATACCCACGCCTTGCCAGGAATGCCATCCGGACCCGGGGCAGTGTTTTTTAATCGAAGCCTTCCTACCGCTACTTGAAACTCTGCCTCGGACAATTCGGAGAAGGATGTTTCTCCCTCACTGGTATAGGATGTCGAGCGAGGTAATTCTACTTCACCCCTATTAGGAAATAGCGCGTCCACTACTAACTCCAGCTGCTGGGGCTGGAGAGTTTCTGTTAGTGGTGGTGCCCGTGGGCGTAGCTTACGTCTAATCATTTTATAGGGCCTACCCCACGGATCGGCATCGAGACTGGCTAGCATTTCTTCTTTGGCTAGGTTTTTAGCTGTTTTAATAGCCACCTGGAGAGTAACGACCGCCTCCCGATATACCGCATAAAGGCGATCTTCGTTCGCTTGATTACGTGTTCGCCGTCTCCTACTCCTAGTATATTGGCGTCTAGTTGCCACACAGGATCTGCGCAAGTGAGTCAGCTCCTCAGACCACCAGTATACCGCATCTCTCGGGGGAATAAACCCTGTTCGAGGCATAGCTACATCACAAACTTGCGTAATAGCTTGACCGAGCCACTCAGTTTCCTCCTCTATTGCTATAGTTCTTGTAGGTGCAGGTAACCACGCTTGTATCAACGCCGCCTCAACCAACGCATCACGGTCGAGACGCTTAATGGACCAGCGAGGGCCATAACACCGCAAGCTTTGAGTTCGAGTTCTTAATGAAACCGAATGGGAAAACACATCATACCTAATATATCTGTGATCTGAGAGAGACACCACATCTTTAAAAACTTTCCACCCACTAATACAACGCGCCAAGTCTGCATCAGCAAACGAAACATCTACAATAGAGCCGCCATTTCGTCGCACGCACGTAAAAGTTGACCCTCTGTTCAGCACATTCAAGCCTGTCAAAATTGCCCAGTCTTCGAGAGTCTCGCCAGGTGCATCGGTTGCCGGGGATCCCCACGCTACAGATTTAGCATTGAAATCTCCAGCAACAAGCACCCGACTAGGACGGCTGTTATTGATCGTTGTTCCGATCTCAAGCAGAAACAGCTCAAATTCGGCCAAAGTGCGGTTTGGAGAGAAATATACCCCAATCACAGACACACCGCCTATTAGCGCTAAAACATATCCTCGACCTCTTATTACTCTTTCAATTGCTGGGGAACCGACAGAGGTCCGACTGACGATGGCAACCAAACCGTCCCTGTCACCTACCCAATTATCACCAGAAGGTACAAAATATGGCTCTGAAACCACAGCAACGTCCACAAACCACTCTGCCATAGTCTGGAATAGAAGATCCTGAGCTGCGGCACAATGGTTGATATTAGCCTGTAAAAATTTGAGAGCCATATTAACACTATTCTACAGACATCGTAACATCTTCGGCCACACTTGTAGATGGACGGGCAGGCTGCGAAGAGGCCCGGGGGCCATCGTCAGTCTTTCTATTGCTCTTCTTTTTAGTGTTGGTGCTTTGGTTGCAAGCACTGCTGCCTCCCAAATGGTTTGCCGATCTACCAGCATCTTCACATACTATGCAGTGTGGCACAGCTAAACATCCCCTCGCTATATGGCCCGCCTGACCGCAGCGGTAACAAGTATCGCTACGGTCAATCTCGGCTTTACACTGTGCTTTTAAATGTCCTGATTCTAGGCATCTGTAGCAACGGCGGGGCTGATCATTCAGGATCTTTATTTGGGCTGAAACCCAGCCTACTAGTAGTCTGCCACCATCTGTCACTTTTTTTGCAGCTGACACTGGACAGCGCAACCAAAGCGTTCCTAAACCCGAAAAGCTCCTTTTTATTTCGCCAAACCGAATTTGTGTGACGGGGCAGCCTCCACGTAATGCTACGGCATTTACCACATCATCGCTGGATACGGAGTCGTCTAGACCCGAAACGCGCATGTCAACGCATTTTATGGGTCTAGAGACTCGCAGGAATTCTTCGCTGATGACTTCCCTCAGTTTGTGTGCAAGAGAATCTGCCAACATTTCACTCGAGGCTCCTGGAAGTTCTAGGATGCGCGCTCCAGTTGCCGCTTTCCTAAATCGCAGAGCAGTTATTCCGAGATCGGACAgggctattttttctttagcttCCTTTAACACTGTAGCATATGTAGCGCCTTTCTCCTCGGCCCCTGGTTGCAGCGTTATAACAACAGCTGCTGAACGCGGAGTGCGCAGCTTTCGAGGCTTGTTAGCAGGCTGCTTGCATTCTTCGTTCGTCTGCATTAATGGACTTTCTGGTGAAACACtatgcttcttcttcttctttttctgtcTTACTTTCTCCCACTGTTCCTTTTCACGTGAAGAAGATTTAGCCGATTGTCCTTCTTCAGTAGGTGGCATATCCTGTGTGAGCTTCTGGCTACTGCTTGTTGATTGTTCCGTCGCGCCCTGTCTTTTTGTATCTCCAGACAAAGGTGGACGCAAACGCTTCTCTGGAAGAAGTCTGTCTTCTAAGGAGGCCAGGCGGGCGTTAACCATATCTCCGACCTGTACCATTACAGTGTGACAGATTTCATCCATTGTGGGCTGCGTAGGAGTCCGTGCAGTACGACGGcccttttctttcttttgtgaATGAGGTACGGGTTGCGGCTCTTCAGGTACATCGATAGAAGAGTGCGTAGTCTCCTGTTTACGTACCTTATCCATTTCTACCTTGAGTTGGGTTAACTCCTTACGGAGTTCGGCCATTTCATCTTGCAGACGAACATTGTCAGCCTGCAGCTGGCGAGTCTCTTCTGCGATGGTGCGCGAGCTAAGGACTTCCACAGCCTCCTGAATAGAGGCGGCAGCATCTCTAAGGTCACGCACAAATGTTCCCTTAAGGTTGGAGGACCTTCTGgcgattttatttatcaatgCCACATCCTCCGCAACTCGCTTCTGGATTTGAGCTGCGGTCTTATTTTTGGACTGTAATCCGTCTTCAGACCTTATTCGTCTGAACTCCTCGCGCTGAAATTCATCCACGACTAATGCCTTTAAGCGCTCATCTTcagctttcttttttttctctgctttttttttcttgaggGCCTCTTTTGCTTTGGCCCagtcataatttaatattttagactGGTTTCCTCTTCCATTGGGCATTGGTGTCCCCAATCTATCCTCGTCGGAAGATGCAGACTTATCATCGTCTTCTATACGAGGCCTTTTGATACCTTGCCATAAGCGACTAGAGCCCGACGCAACCACCGAAGAGTCGGAATCTGATCTGACTCTACTGTTCATCATTATAATGCTGCAGTCTGACTCCATCATAACCTCAGAGTCTTCCTTATCCTCTCTTATTTCTTTTGTTCCTTCCACTTTTTTCATATTCCTTACTTCTAATCCTAAATCCATATCAACCACTCCCTCTCCCCCCTGCGCATTTTCAGTTTCAATCCCCCCCCCCTATTCTCCTCCTCTGTATTGCGACAGTTGGCCCCCCCGTATACGATGGGGCCGATGCACTGGCTTTCCGGTGCACCAAGGGATTCCCCGCAAGCGGGACCCTCCCGGGTAGAATTTTTATCTGATCGCAATttcattgtgttttttttttaagttttttgacGCCCTAGCGACTGAACTCCCATCAGCCATTCATCTCATCGGCGGGCGACCAACCTTGAGATTGGGGTAATTTTTTAAAGAGGTTGTCTTCCTCGCAGCCTCACGCTCCATGCGTGAGGCCCCCGGTTCTGCTCAGTGCAGATTACGGGTTGCCCGACGGTGGCCAAAGCCAGCGCTCACGGACCTTGAAGGCCCGCAAGCCCGCCGCGCAGGGCGTTTCCACCCATACTGGAATTTTTAATGAGGTTTCTTTCCTCGGGACTCTAAAGCCTCCCTCCTTATGTTGCCATCTGACGCAGATAAGTACTAGGAGCATCCAGACGGCAACTTACAAGCGCAAAGCGCCGCACCCCCCATGCTAGTTTTGGTTCGCGCCGGATTTCTCCGGTACCTCCCAGGTGTGGGAGGCGTTCCCCTATCCACCACCCGGGGACGCGCCCGATGGGGGACTAACAACCCCACACGGGACACAGACCAGGCCTGGACTATGTTATAGAAGCAATGCTGCTATTTATTTGACttctttaaaatctaaatagtgTTATGGCCGACCCAGCTTTatcggaaaaaaaaatattcatgtcaTTCAGCCCTCTAAAAATCTTGCCACATTATTAGATCATGAAAGTTTTCATAATTATGGCTCTAGGTTTCCAGCACAATTGTCCACGTGGAAGAGAGCTAAGCTGCCCAAGTGCCTAGTAGACAGGTACTACAATAGTCCAGCGACTGTGTTAGGGCAGCAAGTCTTAACacaatatttatcaaaaaaatataccacaaatattatttaaaaaaaaaaacaacgttaCAAGTTAGTTATATGATAGATAAATTATCGACAACGGCTGTTAATTGCATTAGATCACAACCCTACCTATTTAATACAATTGAGAAGAGAGTAAGAAGTTTTAACGAACGTTTCAATAGTTCCCCGTGTAGTTGTGGAAGCATCTAAgtgaattgttttgttttgattaaGAGAATCTAAACAAGTGGCGGGTCGATGTGGTTCACCGTTGATGCAAGATAAGCCAAATCTATTGCTGTCGGGATTCTGCGAATGGGTAGCGAGCGCTTATCCTAAGTTGCTAACTTGACTTACGATCGAATAATCAAACTAAGATGACGTACACGTCAATTGAAAATGAACTTTGTGAATACTGTGCGACAGTCTATTTTCAACTGACAATATCCGGTCCTCCTCTGCTGTAAATAGGAAAGGATTTGAAAATTTAGATGTTTCAGCGAAAAAGGTTTAAAATGTATACGTTAAATGTCACAGTATAAAGGTGACTTTAAACGAgcagaattttatttaaacaatctttatatattttttgggacacgtataataaaaattagtaagttataaataaacattttatttgtgtTGGCTCTGTTCGTGGCGTTACCTGATCTGAaaaatcagcgctacatgtCCTAATttaaatggtcacgtagcattatgctgagctggggtaattttctgggttatgccacacatcgcagggtattgtcctggatgacttgctgtactggagatattgtgatatgtggcataatttcgaaaaaaACGCATTTTCTCTATTTTTTACCATTTAATTTGACAACCTTGAGTGATTTTTTTCGGgtttcgtaaaaataaaaaaatggaactAGAGGACTCTCACTTGGTTGTCCGCTCTGTCAgtctgtcaagacccttttTCTCAAGAACACGTAGAGGTATCAAGCTAAAATTCATATCAAACATCTACTGTTTCTTAGagctgtgaaaaaatcaaacttataAGCCAACGCAATCAAAAGATACAGCCGTTTATGCTCAAAATTTTCGAAACTCGCAAGGATTTTGATTTCCTTGGGAAGTACCCTAAGGGTACTCGTAAACTCTGAATCTTGAAATTTGGTACGATTCTgatctgatgcgtcacgacacgacacgtcagacaaatataaatccggctttatacctatttattttttatttacgtttagagtaaattatattttttatttaaattttattttttatttacgtttataaaataaaaactataaataggTTAGTGTTGTCTCGCTGTTAAATCGGTGAAACAAACGCTCGTTGAGGCATTACAAAGTGTTCTATTGTACTCAAAATGTTAGTAACTTAATTATACCCTTAAAAGTTGTGTTAACGTTGAAGTTTCATAATGAAAACCACCAGTAAATAATTTCGtctataacattaattaaagaTAAACTCCGTCTTATTATCGTACCAAACTTTTACGTAATATAAACATTTGTATAGTAACCAGGTACTCTCGAAGTCAGAACTTCAATTCTTGGACTTTTCTAATTAATCTCACAGGAACacattattttacaagtatAGTTGAATATTCAACTTTATCAGAATCAGCATAAGAGTGATTAAAGGGTGAACGAGTTTTTGCGGAGAAGTTATTGCACCTAGTATTAAAACGGTTCTTTCGATAGAGTTCGCCCGCATAAAATTTTATGCAAATACTTCGTAGCGTCGATTTCATTTAACTAAGGTGTGATATGAATAATTAATGTAGTAGTTCTAAATTATTGGCAGATAGGGACTACTTTTATAAAAGGCATTTACCCAGCTACCCTCCAATCgtgtacctacaaaaatatacctatacttTGCAGTCTTACAAGATCAGTATTTCCTTTTTTCTTCAAACAATTATTCGGTTAAAATCGAACCTGTTCTAACTTTAGCTTTAGTTTTTGATGACGAATATTTTTGGGTAGCTCAGGACACAGGTTGGGACCATCACTATGCTTAGACATGACGTTTGAAATTGATTTTCAGGCAAAAAGAGTGCCGGTAAGATATTGAGGCGAGGTTCTCTTAGgtacagaataaaaaaggcTCCTGTCACGATTAACATTCCTGTGCTAATCGTCCGtcagaaatctatactaatatataaagctgaagagtttgtatgtttgttcgattgaacgcactaaactggtctgatttgaaaaattctttcagtgtcagatagcccatttatcgaggaaggctataggccatattatccccgtactcttacgggaacgagaactacgcaggtgaaaccgcgcggcttcagttaataagtatatattatgCCAGGAAATCTGATAGATTGAGACTGGTTCCCTACGAAATATGGCGGACCCTAATGTGGGCTACTTGAGTTGACACATTTGCGCCGTATCACACCAGGGAGACATAATCAAAACCGGTAGCCACTGCAGATAAAGCTGAACCAGGTAAGTGGCACAAATATGCCTCTTTGAACGAGAGTCACATATAGCGGAACAGGATGGCGGTTCTCGTCCGATTCAGCGACCACTTTGTAGCGAGACAATTTTGAGGACTTTGCGTAGAAGACAATTTTTAAGCAACGCTTGTAGATCTCCACAAAAACCCTGCAAAGAGAAtggtcacttaacatcaggtgagatcgcagtcgcTAGTTTTAATGTGCATGTTCAAAAAACACATATCAACACAATTATAGTTTCAATAATTCCAAACGTTTTCTGTCCGATAGACAACTTTACG belongs to Bicyclus anynana chromosome 10, ilBicAnyn1.1, whole genome shotgun sequence and includes:
- the LOC112046644 gene encoding uncharacterized protein LOC112046644; protein product: MDLGLEVRNMKKVEGTKEIREDKEDSEVMMESDCSIIMMNSRVRSDSDSSVVASGSSRLWQGIKRPRIEDDDKSASSDEDRLGTPMPNGRGNQSKILNYDWAKAKEALKKKKAEKKKKAEDERLKALVVDEFQREEFRRIRSEDGLQSKNKTAAQIQKRVAEDVALINKIARRSSNLKGTFVRDLRDAAASIQEAVEVLSSRTIAEETRQLQADNVRLQDEMAELRKELTQLKVEMDKVRKQETTHSSIDVPEEPQPVPHSQKKEKGRRTARTPTQPTMDEICHTVMVQVGDMVNARLASLEDRLLPEKRLRPPLSGDTKRQGATEQSTSSSQKLTQDMPPTEEGQSAKSSSREKEQWEKVRQKKKKKKHSVSPESPLMQTNEECKQPANKPRKLRTPRSAAVVITLQPGAEEKGATYATVLKEAKEKIALSDLGITALRFRKAATGARILELPGASSEMLADSLAHKLREVISEEFLRVSRPIKCVDMRVSGLDDSVSSDDVVNAVALRGGCPVTQIRFGEIKRSFSGLGTLWLRCPVSAAKKVTDGGRLLVGWVSAQIKILNDQPRRCYRCLESGHLKAQCKAEIDRSDTCYRCGQAGHIARGCLAVPHCIVCEDAGRSANHLGGSSACNQSTNTKKKSNRKTDDGPRASSQPARPSTSVAEDVTMSVE